From the Theobroma cacao cultivar B97-61/B2 chromosome 2, Criollo_cocoa_genome_V2, whole genome shotgun sequence genome, one window contains:
- the LOC18610301 gene encoding UDP-glycosyltransferase 13, with translation MSNSDGIQSCLHVALLPSSGMGHLIPFLRLAASFLRCHCQLTLITTDPVVSLAESQLISRFLSAFPPVTEKKFTLLPLDPATANSTDPFTLQWETIRRSAHLLSPLISSLSPPLSFIVTDITLMSSVIPITANLCLPNYMLFTSSARMFSLLAYFPSTKTADGSFQFGNVIEIPGIPPIPRSSLPPVLLNSNSLFAKNFSENSQTITKLNGVLINTFEGLEKQALDVLNSAKGLPTVFPIGPLLRCEFEGAESLATLKWLDNQKEGSVLYVGFGSRTATSKEQIREIGMGLLLSGCKFLWVVRTKILDKEEEEGLDEILGYELMQRIKSSNNGLVVKEWVNQFEILSHKAVGGFLSHCGWNSVVEAALNGVPMLACPQRQFGDQRINLEVVEAAGWVLCVKSSGWGEDVLLKGEEIGEKIKELMASESVKLEAARIGQEARKAAGVGGSCEDSLKKLLQSWNKAH, from the coding sequence ATGTCGAACTCCGATGGTATCCAATCCTGTCTTCATGTAGCTCTCTTACCTAGCTCTGGCATGGGTCATCTGATACCTTTCCTTCGACTTGCTGCCTCGTTTCTCCGCTGCCATTGCCAACTCACTTTGATCACCACAGACCCTGTGGTCTCCCTGGCTGAATCTCAACTCATCTCTCGTTTCCTTTCTGCGTTTCCTCCAGTTACTGAAAAGAAATTTACACTCCTCCCTCTTGATCCAGCCACGGCCAATTCCACCGACCCTTTTACGCTCCAATGGGAGACTATTCGCCGGTCAGCACATCTTCTGTCTCCTCTCATCTCCTCTCTATCTCCACCTCTCTCATTTATCGTCACTGATATAACCTTGATGTCCTCTGTCATTCCAATCACTGCAAACCTGTGTCTCCCTAACTACATGCTCTTCACATCGTCAGCCAGAATGTTCTCCCTTTTGGCATACTTCCCTTCAACCAAGACTGCTGATGGTTCTTTTCAGTTTGGCAATGTCATTGAAATTCCAGGCATTCCACCAATACCCAGATCATCACTGCCTCCTGTACTTTTAAACTCAAACAGTCTATTTGCTAAAAATTTTTCAGAAAACAGTCAGACGATCACTAAATTGAACGGGGTTTTGATCAACACCTTTGAAGGGCTAGAAAAACAAGCTCTAGATGTGCTTAATAGTGCAAAAGGGTTGCCGACAGTGTTCCCTATCGGACCTCTTCTGCGCTGTGAGTTTGAGGGAGCAGAATCTCTTGCCACTTTGAAGTGGCTTGACAATCAAAAGGAAGGGTCGGTACTATATGTTGGCTTCGGAAGTAGGACAGCCACGTCAAAGGAGCAAATAAGAGAGATCGGGATGGGGCTACTCTTGAGTGGATGTAAATTCTTGTGGGTGGTGAGGACTAAGATACTTGacaaagaggaagaagagggTTTGGATGAGATACTGGGGTATGAACTAATGCAGAGGATCAAGAGTAGTAATAATGGTTTGGTCGTAAAAGAATGGGTGAATCAATTTGAAATACTAAGTCACAAGGCTGTGGGTGGTTTCCTGAGCCATTGCGGGTGGAATTCGGTGGTGGAGGCTGCCCTGAATGGAGTGCCTATGCTGGCATGTCCACAACGTCAGTTTGGGGATCAGAGGATTAATCTAGAGGTGGTTGAAGCCGCGGGATGGGTCCTGTGTGTGAAGAGTTCGGGGTGGGGTGAGGATGTTTTGTTGAAGGGAGAGGAGATTGGGGAGAAAATTAAAGAACTCATGGCCAGTGAATCAGTAAAACTGGAAGCCGCAAGAATTGGTCAAGAGGCAAGGAAGGCCGCTGGGGTTGGTGGAAGTTGCGAGGATTCGCTCAAGAAACTTTTGCAGAGCTGGAACAAGGCGCACTGA
- the LOC18610304 gene encoding UDP-glycosyltransferase 13, producing the protein MSNSDGMYSHRHVALLPSSGMGHLLPFLRLAGSLISQRCQVTLITTHPIVSLAESQLISGFLSAFPQVSEKKFTLLPLDPLTANCNDPFKLQWETIRRSAHLLSPLLSSLSPPLSFIITDMTLMSSVVSVTANLCLPNYILFTTSARMFSLFAYFPSIAESKTDGGSSRFGDEIRVPGLGSPIPVSSLPPTLIDLNSFFTKNFSDNSRSIKNVNGVLINSFEGLEKQSLEMLTVGKAMEGLPPVFPVGPLLPLEFEGQSSFAPLKWLEGQKERSVVYVSFGSRTPMSKEQIRELGTGLVLSGYKFVWVVKSKVVDKEEDESLDEILGQELKEKVMNNGLVVKEWVNQWKILSHKAVGGFISHCGWNSVVEAAWHGVPVLGWPQHGDQMINAEVIEGGGWGLCMKSWGWVSDIVVKGEEIGDRIKELMGSETLKSTAARISEEARQAVGVGGSCENMLKELFQSWKKTEQDGIIN; encoded by the coding sequence ATGTCGAACTCTGACGGTATGTACTCCCATCGTCATGTTGCTCTCCTCCCTAGCTCTGGCATGGGTCACCTGCTGCCTTTCCTTCGGCTTGCTGGGTCTCTTATCAGCCAACGATGTCAGGTCACGTTAATCACCACACACCCCATAGTCTCCTTGGCTGAATCTCAACTTATCTCTGGTTTCCTCTCCGCCTTTCCTCAAGTTTCTGAAAAGAAGTTCACGCTTCTCCCTCTTGACCCGTTAACTGCCAATTGCAATGACCCTTTTAAGCTCCAGTGGGAAACTATTCGCCGATCAGCCCACCTCCTCTCTCCTCTCCTCTCCTCGCTATCTCCGCCCCTCTCCTTTATCATCACTGATATGACCCTGATGTCTTCTGTAGTTTCAGTCACCGCTAATCTCTGTCTCCCTAACTACATCCTCTTCACAACATCAGCCAGAATGTTCTCCCTCTTCGCATACTTCCCTTCGATTGCTGAGTCGAAGACCGACGGTGGTTCCTCTCGGTTCGGTGATGAAATTAGAGTTCCAGGCCTTGGTTCACCAATCCCTGTGTCGTCACTTCCTCCAACACTTATAGACTTAAACAGCTTCTTTACGAAAAATTTCTCAGACAACAGTCGAAGTATCAAGAATGTCAATGGAGTCTTGATCAACTCTTTTGAAGGGCTTGAAAAGCAATCTCTGGAGATGCTTACTGTTGGAAAAGCAATGGAAGGATTGCCTCCAGTGTTTCCTGTCGGACCTTTACTGCCCTTAGAGTTTGAAGGGCAATCTTCTTTTGCACCGTTGAAATGGCTTGAGGGTCAAAAGGAAAGGTCGGTAGTTTATGTCAGCTTTGGCAGTAGGACACCTATGTCAAAGGAGCAAATAAGAGAGTTAGGGACCGGGCTGGTACTAAGTGGATATAAATTCGTTTGGGTGGTGAAGAGTAAGGTAGTTGACAAAGAGGAAGACGAGAGCTTGGATGAGATTCTTGGGCAGGAGCTGAAAGAGAAGGTCATGAACAATGGATTGGTTGTAAAAGAATGGGTGAATCAGTGGAAGATACTGAGTCACAAAGCTGTCGGTGGATTTATAAGCCACTGCGGATGGAACTCGGTGGTGGAGGCTGCTTGGCATGGAGTTCCTGTGCTTGGATGGCCACAACATGGGGACCAGATGATCAATGCAGAAGTGATAGAGGGAGGTGGATGGGGGCTGTGCATGAAGAGTTGGGGATGGGTTTCTGACATTGTGGTGAAAGGAGAGGAGATTGGGGACAGAATTAAAGAGCTGATGGGGAGTGAAACGTTGAAATCGACGGCTGCAAGAATCAGTGAAGAGGCTAGACAGGCTGTTGGGGTTGGTGGAAGCTGCGAGAACATGTTGAAGGAACTTTTCCAGAGCTGGAAGAAGACAGAACAGGATGGCATAATTAATTAG
- the LOC18610303 gene encoding UDP-glycosyltransferase 13 gives MSNADLIHTRIHVALFPSSGMGHLTPFLRFAAALLRCHCQLTLITTDPVVSLAESQLISRFLSAFPQVTEKKITLLPLDPATINSADPFTLQWETIRRSAHLLSPLISSLSPPLSFIVTDISLQSSIIPITANLRLPNYILFISSARMFSLLAYFPSTKTDDGSFQFGNVIEIPGIPPIPRSSLPPVLLNSNSPFAKNFSEGSQTITKVNGVLINTFDGLEKQALDMLNTVKGLPPVFPVGPLLPCEFEGPESLATLKWLEDQKEGSVLFVCFGSRTATSKEQIREIGMGLLLSGCKFLWVVRTKILDKEEEEGLDEILGYELMQRIKSSNNGLVVKEWVNQCEILSHKAVGGFLSHCGWNSVVEAALNGVPMLACPQRQFGDQRINLEVVEAAGWVLCVKSSGWGEDVLLKGEEIGEKIKELMASESVKLEAARIGQEARKAAGVGGSCEDSLKKLLQSWNKAH, from the coding sequence ATGTCAAACGCCGATCTTATCCACACCCGTATTCATGTAGCTCTCTTCCCTAGCTCTGGCATGGGTCACCTGACACCTTTCCTTCGATTTGCTGCCGCGCTTCTCCGCTGCCATTGTCAACTCACTTTGATCACCACAGACCCTGTGGTCTCCCTGGCTGAATCTCAACTCATCTCTCGTTTCCTCTCTGCCTTTCCTCAAGTTACTGAAAAGAAGATTACTCTCCTCCCTCTTGATCCAGCCACGATCAATTCCGCCGACCCTTTTACACTCCAATGGGAAACTATTCGCCGGTCAGCACATCTTCTCTCTCCTCTCATCTCCTCGCTATCTCCACCTCTCTCATTTATCGTCACCGATATATCCTTGCAGTCCTCTATCATTCCAATCACTGCAAATCTGCGTCTCCCTAACTACATACTCTTTATATCATCAGCCAGAATGTTCTCCCTTTTGGCATACTTTCCTTCAACCAAGACTGATGATGGTTCTTTTCAATTTGGCAATGTCATTGAAATTCCTGGCATTCCACCAATACCCAGATCATCACTGCCTCCTGTACTTTTAAACTCAAACAGTCCATTTGCTAAAAATTTTTCAGAAGGCAGTCAGACTATCACTAAAGTGAACGGGGTTTTGATCAACACCTTTGATGGGCTAGAAAAACAAGCTCTAGATATGCTTAATACTGTAAAAGGGTTGCCGCCAGTGTTCCCCGTCGGACCCCTTCTGCCCTGTGAGTTTGAGGGACCAGAATCTCTTGCCACTTTGAAGTGGCTTGAGGATCAAAAGGAAGGGTCAGTACTATTTGTTTGCTTCGGAAGTAGGACAGCCACGTCAAAGGAGCAAATAAGAGAGATCGGGATGGGGCTACTCTTGAGTGGATGTAAATTCTTGTGGGTGGTGAGGACTAAGATACTTGacaaagaggaagaagagggTTTGGATGAGATACTGGGGTATGAACTAATGCAGAGGATCAAGAGTAGTAATAATGGTTTGGTCGTAAAAGAATGGGTGAATCAATGTGAAATACTAAGTCACAAGGCTGTGGGTGGTTTCCTGAGCCATTGCGGGTGGAATTCGGTGGTGGAGGCTGCCCTGAATGGAGTGCCTATGCTGGCATGTCCACAACGTCAGTTTGGGGATCAGAGGATTAATCTCGAGGTGGTTGAAGCCGCGGGATGGGTCCTGTGTGTGAAGAGTTCGGGGTGGGGTGAGGATGTTTTGTTGAAGGGAGAGGAGATTGGGGAGAAAATTAAAGAACTCATGGCCAGTGAATCAGTAAAATTGGAAGCCGCAAGAATTGGTCAAGAGGCAAGGAAGGCCGCTGGGGTTGGTGGAAGTTGCGAGGATTCGCTCAAGAAACTTTTGCAGAGCTGGAACAAGGCGCACTGA
- the LOC18610305 gene encoding uncharacterized protein LOC18610305: MTCLTASSLPSTLFPICQNPIYLHKRTSTRCSKNLKTSSSSSSCLPLNRVLHKSLLPLAASVTIFLSPAPAKAGFLSGFSGIESVPGPQLPQIDFLNRLNEENQKKYAEADERFKSSPLLKQLLERSKQNKEMNRQETLDKYCLRGAEWGVGDCSVEAMSPEEKESFIAMLKQKSGVK; this comes from the exons ATGACTTGCTTAACAGCCTCCTCTCTGCCAAGCACCCTCTTCCCAATCTGTCAAAACCCCATTTACCTTCATAAAAGAACCTCAACCAGGTGCAGTAAAAACCTGaaaacttcttcttcttcttcgtctTGTTTACCATTGAATCGGGTGCTACACAAGTCTCTTCTTCCTTTGGCTGCTTCAGTTACGATCTTCCTCTCTCCAGCTCCAG CTAAAGCTGGATTCCTGTCAGGATTCTCTGGAATAGAATCAGTTCCTGGTCCTCAATTACCTCAAATTGACTTCTTAAATCGACTCAACG AAGAAAACCAGAAGAAGTACGCTGAAGCTGATGAAAGATTCAAGTCATCCCCCTTGCTCAAGCAGCTGTTAGAGCGGTCAAAGCAGAACAAAGAAAT GAACAGGCAGGAAACTCTAGACAAGTACTGCCTACGTGGGGCAGAGTGGGGTGTAGGGGATTGCTCAGTGGAGGCAATGTCGCCcgaagagaaagaaagcttcaTCGCCATGTTGAAGCAGAAGTCTGGAGTAAAATGA